The following coding sequences lie in one Dunckerocampus dactyliophorus isolate RoL2022-P2 chromosome 4, RoL_Ddac_1.1, whole genome shotgun sequence genomic window:
- the LOC129180526 gene encoding zinc finger protein 135-like codes for MLKELVKERLMVAVDEILALFERTIASYEEELSRTREEKERHRQQLEAVSKTGVVFHMEDVQGSSTLKQEYLQPPHVKEEEEEGETECLHGSEEVDLTEFPLTVVSLKTDGDGEAGQLLAPLSDSEQATSRSPEDGEAVSSDTDGEGVVRTRTDNKHSTKKTGKKRVTCSLCAKSFSNSGHLTRHMLTHTGEKPFSCPVCGKRFTQKVNMASHMRTHTGEKPFRCSLCGKIYSYKQTLAVHMRTHNTQHSVMEAQYHT; via the exons ATGTTGAAAGAGTTGGTGAAGGAGCGACTGATGGTGGCGGTTGATGAAATATTGGCGCTGTTTGAAAGAACGATAGCGTcctacgaggaggaactttcccgaacaagagaggagaaggaGCGACATCGACAACAACTGGAAGCTGTTAGCAAGACTGGCGTTGTGTTCCACATGGAAG acgtccaggggagctccactttgaagcaggagtATCTTCAGCCCccccacgttaaagaggaagaggaggaaggagagACAGAGTGTCTTCACGGGTCGGAGGAGGTGGATCTCACCGAGTTTCCTCTGACCGTTGTCTCTCTGAAGACAGACGGCGATGGAGAAGCAGGCCAGCTCTTAGCTCCGCTGTCAGACAGCGAGCAGGCGACGTCACGCTCTCCTGAGGATGGAGAAGCTgtgagcagcgatacagacgGTGAAGGTGTCGTGAGGACTCGCACCGACAACAAACACTCTACAAAGAAGACGGGTAAAAAACGTGTGACCTGCTCGCTTTGTGCAAAAAGCTTTTCTAATTCAGGTCATTTGACTCGACACATGCTGActcacacgggagaaaaaccattTAGTTGTCCCGTTTGCGGCAAAAGATTCACTCAAAAGGTAAACATGGcgtcacacatgagaacgcacacgggagaaaaaccttttagatgCTCACTTTGTGGTAAAATTTATTCGTATAAGCAAACTTTGGCTgtacacatgcgcacacacaacacacaacattcCGTCATGGAAGCACAATATCACACGTGA